One genomic window of Equus caballus isolate H_3958 breed thoroughbred chromosome 6, TB-T2T, whole genome shotgun sequence includes the following:
- the LOC111774040 gene encoding LOW QUALITY PROTEIN: C-type lectin domain family 2 member A (The sequence of the model RefSeq protein was modified relative to this genomic sequence to represent the inferred CDS: substituted 2 bases at 2 genomic stop codons) produces MYLCVCILNTAIILTKVLSTRLSKCPKTVACSGQWIGVREKCFYFSEATXNWMASKRFCTSQGSXLAQIDTQEDMFEESETTNGRSKTEQRKGDLDSRDTGFEISGNGFFAFLNTDGVHSSRGFLDIKWICSKPNFNRAKN; encoded by the exons ATGTACCTTTGTGTGTGCATCCTGAATACTGCAATCATTCTTACAAAAG tattATCTACAAGACTGTCAAAATGTCCCAAAACTGTGGCATGTTCAGGGCAGTGGATTGGAGTAAGAGAGaagtgtttctatttctctgaagccACTTGAAATTGGATGGCTAGTAAAAGATTCTGCACTTCACAGGGATCATAGCTTGCTCAGATTGATACACAAGAGGACATg TTTGAAGAAAGTGAGACAAccaatggaagaagtaaaacagagcaaagaaaaggGGACTTGGACTCCAGGGACACAGG GTTTGAAATCAGTGGGAATGgattttttgcttttctgaatACTGATGGAGTCCATAGTTCCAGGGGATTTCTTGATATCAAGTGGATTTGCAGCAAACCTAATTTTAATAGGgcaaaaaactag